Proteins from a single region of Chitinibacter bivalviorum:
- the hpnD gene encoding presqualene diphosphate synthase HpnD, which translates to MTPDQYCEDKAAKSGSSFYYSFRFLSPEKRIAITALYAFCREVDDVVDECTDEGVARTTLNWWRNEVDQMYAGSPQHPVTQSLLPAVKAYDLPRELFLEIIDGMEMDLNQARYNTFKDLHLYCYRVASVVGQLAASIFGYTDRKTLKYAHDLGIAFQLTNIIRDVGEDARRGRIYLPVDELQRFNVPAADILNYRETAEFKALMNFQIDRAEQYYEQAMKLLPEVDKKNQRTGLVMAAIYRATLAEVRLEGAQKVLNQRTSLTPIRKLWLAWKTWWFA; encoded by the coding sequence GTGACTCCTGATCAATATTGCGAAGATAAAGCAGCCAAAAGTGGCTCGAGTTTTTACTACAGCTTTCGCTTTTTAAGCCCCGAAAAACGCATCGCGATTACTGCGCTGTATGCGTTCTGCCGCGAAGTCGATGATGTCGTCGACGAGTGTACCGACGAAGGCGTTGCGCGCACCACGCTCAATTGGTGGCGCAATGAAGTCGACCAGATGTACGCGGGTAGCCCACAACATCCTGTGACGCAATCTTTATTGCCGGCAGTTAAAGCCTACGATCTGCCGCGCGAGCTGTTTTTGGAAATCATCGACGGTATGGAGATGGATCTGAATCAGGCGCGTTACAACACGTTCAAAGATTTGCATCTGTATTGCTACCGTGTCGCCAGCGTCGTCGGCCAATTGGCCGCAAGTATTTTTGGCTATACCGATCGCAAAACGTTGAAATACGCGCACGATCTGGGCATTGCTTTCCAGCTCACTAATATCATTCGTGATGTAGGTGAAGACGCACGCCGTGGCCGGATTTACCTGCCCGTCGATGAATTGCAGCGCTTTAATGTCCCTGCAGCGGATATCCTGAATTATCGTGAAACGGCCGAATTTAAAGCCCTGATGAATTTCCAGATTGACCGCGCTGAGCAATATTACGAGCAAGCGATGAAGCTCTTGCCCGAAGTCGATAAAAAAAATCAACGCACTGGCCTTGTGATGGCGGCGATTTATCGCGCCACGCTCGCTGAAGTTCGTCTCGAAGGTGCGCAGAAAGTACTCAACCAACGTACTTCGCTGACGCCAATCCGCAAGTTATGGCTGGCTTGGAAAACCTGGTGGTTTGCTTAA
- the hpnE gene encoding hydroxysqualene dehydroxylase HpnE: MSSLNPTSKHVAIIGGGYAGMAAAVELAAAGVQVTVFEAGKVLGGRARRVERASLSSHSGENRPQPLDNGQHLVIGAYSELLRLMRECGVDLNAAFLRQPMRLETVSHNGEPNFLLACPKLPAPLHLAVALIRAKGLTWSERWALIRAIQVAKWRGWRLKHDTTVAEWLLEQRQPAGLISRFWTPLTLAALNTPLELASAQVLLNVLRDSLGGSRAASDLLLPKVDFSALFTEPAASYVTKKGGYIQLGIRAKKVGLDTAGWYINGLPERFDAVVCAVAPHQASKLLSDSTSIAAATEILSRQLAAWPYQPIVTVYLQYEANVSLPQPMLGLSDAISQWVFDRGVTHTCPGLIAVVISAQGVHSGLSHDDLALAVQEELHQRLGLPDLVLQQQVITEKRATFACTPNLVRPANRTASAGFYLAGDYTAGLAAMSGKDRGEYPATLEGAVRSGVKAANAVLQDFKGISL; encoded by the coding sequence ATGAGCTCATTAAATCCGACGAGTAAACACGTCGCCATCATCGGTGGCGGTTACGCGGGCATGGCGGCCGCTGTTGAGCTGGCTGCTGCGGGCGTGCAAGTCACGGTATTTGAGGCAGGGAAAGTGCTCGGTGGCCGTGCGCGGCGTGTGGAGCGGGCCAGCTTGTCGTCGCATTCGGGCGAAAACCGGCCGCAGCCGCTCGATAATGGTCAGCATCTCGTGATTGGGGCGTATAGCGAATTATTGCGGCTAATGCGCGAGTGTGGTGTTGATTTGAATGCCGCTTTTTTACGTCAACCGATGCGCTTAGAAACTGTTTCTCACAATGGGGAACCTAACTTCCTATTGGCCTGCCCAAAGTTACCTGCACCCTTGCATTTGGCCGTGGCGCTGATTCGGGCGAAAGGCCTAACTTGGTCGGAACGCTGGGCCTTGATTCGTGCAATTCAAGTCGCGAAGTGGCGGGGCTGGCGGCTCAAACATGACACAACAGTCGCCGAATGGCTGCTTGAGCAACGCCAACCCGCAGGATTAATCAGTCGTTTTTGGACGCCGTTGACTTTGGCTGCACTCAATACCCCGCTGGAATTAGCGAGTGCGCAGGTGTTGCTGAACGTTTTGCGCGATAGCTTGGGTGGCTCGCGCGCTGCGTCGGATTTATTACTGCCGAAAGTGGATTTTAGCGCACTCTTTACCGAGCCTGCCGCGTCTTATGTGACTAAAAAAGGCGGGTATATCCAGCTAGGCATTAGAGCAAAAAAAGTTGGGCTGGATACTGCTGGATGGTATATCAATGGATTACCCGAGCGATTTGATGCTGTCGTGTGCGCTGTCGCGCCGCATCAAGCATCCAAACTATTAAGTGATTCAACAAGTATCGCCGCCGCGACCGAGATTTTGTCGCGCCAATTGGCTGCATGGCCGTATCAGCCTATCGTGACGGTGTATTTGCAGTACGAGGCCAATGTTTCATTGCCGCAGCCGATGCTGGGCTTGTCAGATGCGATCTCGCAATGGGTGTTTGATCGCGGCGTGACGCATACTTGCCCCGGCCTGATTGCTGTGGTGATCTCCGCGCAGGGCGTGCACAGTGGTTTGAGCCACGATGATTTGGCGCTGGCGGTGCAGGAAGAATTGCATCAGCGTTTGGGCTTGCCCGATTTGGTCTTGCAGCAGCAAGTCATCACCGAGAAGCGCGCGACATTTGCCTGTACGCCCAATCTAGTACGGCCTGCTAATCGCACGGCGAGCGCTGGGTTTTATCTGGCGGGTGATTACACGGCGGGCTTAGCGGCGATGAGCGGTAAAGATCGCGGTGAATATCCGGCTACGCTGGAAGGTGCGGTGCGTAGTGGCGTGAAAGCGGCCAATGCCGTATTACAAGATTTTAAGGGTATTTCGCTGTAG
- a CDS encoding SDR family NAD(P)-dependent oxidoreductase, with product MESWKTYQAEAKSMQDRVILVTGAGQGLGATAAVELAKLGATVILLGRNEKKLSRTYDAIESVGGPQPAAVPMDLAKVGEAEITQLGVLIQKEFGRLDGILHCANGFNHLSPLANQKLDEWVDMFRVNVAAPFALNRTLLPLLQAAPDAAVLVLGETHAFEPNAYWGGFSVTKSAQKNWIEITASEWDKFEQLRINLLVPGPIQSPFRLATHPAESKDTLPETGAIMPAIMYWLGPASRGQTGQTVFFNKK from the coding sequence ATGGAAAGCTGGAAAACATATCAGGCTGAAGCCAAATCAATGCAAGATCGTGTGATTTTGGTGACGGGCGCAGGGCAGGGCTTGGGTGCTACCGCCGCCGTTGAGCTGGCGAAACTTGGCGCCACGGTGATTTTGCTGGGTCGCAACGAGAAAAAACTCAGCCGCACTTATGATGCGATTGAATCGGTCGGCGGTCCACAACCGGCTGCGGTGCCGATGGATTTGGCTAAAGTGGGCGAAGCCGAAATCACCCAGTTGGGCGTGTTGATTCAGAAAGAGTTTGGCCGTCTCGATGGCATTTTGCATTGTGCCAATGGCTTTAATCATCTGTCGCCGCTGGCCAATCAAAAGCTCGACGAATGGGTGGATATGTTCCGGGTGAATGTGGCTGCGCCTTTTGCCCTCAATCGCACCTTGTTGCCTTTATTGCAAGCAGCGCCTGATGCGGCGGTTTTGGTGTTGGGTGAAACGCACGCGTTTGAACCCAATGCCTATTGGGGCGGCTTTAGCGTGACCAAGTCGGCGCAGAAAAACTGGATCGAAATTACGGCTTCCGAATGGGATAAGTTTGAACAGTTGCGGATTAATCTCTTGGTGCCCGGCCCGATTCAATCGCCTTTCCGTTTAGCCACTCACCCCGCCGAATCTAAAGATACACTGCCGGAAACGGGCGCAATTATGCCGGCGATTATGTATTGGTTGGGGCCTGCGAGCCGTGGTCAGACCGGACAAACGGTATTTTTTAACAAAAAGTGA